The following are from one region of the Halarcobacter sp. genome:
- the selD gene encoding selenide, water dikinase SelD, whose protein sequence is MNNDEYKLTKFVQAAGUAAKLGPGDLKQTISNLVPCDDRVLVGFDTSDDACVYKLNDDEALVQTLDFITPVVDDPYIYGKIAAANSLSDIFAMGAEVKTALNIVGFDRKNHEREALGEILRGGNEKIKECGGLLMGGHTIEAPEMFYGLSVTGMIHPDKIYKNNTAKIGHVLVLTKPLGMGILTTAIKRDLISESTKNEAIKVMETLNYLPSKILREYDVSSCTDITGFGLLGHALESTSDITSFAIHCGIVPVMKDAQEFADQGVVPGGTKRNMKYLEDKTTIMCPTSKCYQMYCDAQTSGGLLIAMDKNDAKEYIKKVEDLTFGYATIIGEVIPRGVTPLIVY, encoded by the coding sequence ATGAATAATGATGAATATAAACTAACAAAATTTGTCCAAGCTGCTGGTTGAGCTGCAAAATTAGGTCCGGGAGATCTAAAACAAACTATTAGCAACTTAGTACCATGCGATGACAGAGTTCTTGTTGGATTTGATACAAGTGATGACGCTTGTGTTTATAAATTAAATGATGATGAAGCGTTAGTTCAAACACTTGATTTTATAACGCCAGTTGTGGATGACCCATATATTTATGGGAAAATAGCTGCTGCAAACTCTCTTTCTGATATATTTGCAATGGGTGCAGAAGTAAAAACTGCACTAAATATTGTAGGCTTTGACAGAAAAAATCATGAGAGAGAAGCTTTAGGAGAAATCCTAAGAGGTGGAAATGAAAAGATAAAAGAGTGTGGTGGATTATTAATGGGCGGTCACACAATTGAAGCACCTGAAATGTTTTATGGACTTTCAGTTACGGGTATGATTCATCCAGATAAAATATATAAAAATAATACAGCAAAAATAGGTCATGTATTAGTATTGACAAAACCATTAGGAATGGGAATATTAACAACTGCTATTAAAAGAGATTTAATTAGTGAGTCAACCAAAAATGAAGCAATAAAAGTGATGGAAACATTAAACTATCTTCCATCAAAAATATTAAGAGAATATGATGTTAGTTCTTGTACTGATATTACAGGTTTTGGTCTTTTAGGACATGCACTTGAATCTACATCAGATATAACATCTTTTGCAATACATTGTGGAATAGTTCCTGTTATGAAAGATGCCCAAGAATTTGCAGACCAAGGTGTAGTTCCAGGAGGAACAAAAAGAAATATGAAATATTTAGAAGATAAAACAACTATTATGTGCCCTACTTCTAAATGTTATCAAATGTATTGTGATGCACAAACTTCAGGTGGTCTATTGATTGCTATGGATAAAAATGATGCTAAAGAGTATATTAAAAAAGTTGAAGATTTAACTTTTGGTTATGCTACTATTATTGGAGAAGTTATACCTAGAGGAGTTACACCTCTTATAGTTTATTAA
- a CDS encoding transglutaminase family protein: MERRNFLKSSALLSTTVLINPSFAFAKTESNPFGIKDGFRKFTIKNDYKLEASNEVTQLWVPVPLTSKYQELVDIKFDGNYEKAEIVKNPYDTKVLYVKWAKSDKERVLNVTFDVITNQKSLDLSKADGKEIYSDEVKVFLEPTKHIPVTEKITALANDITKNAKTPLEKAQAIYDWTVTTMYRDNSVVGCGLGDAGKAIEEKIYGGKCTDISSVFVALLRNANIPAREVFGIRAGKSKISKVCGKADENGFAKITGGQHCRAEFFISGLGWVPADPADVTKVRLGEKLTNESEKTIQTKNFMFGSWEMNWVAFNYARDFVLNPKPAQYPLNMLGYPYAEVGEDAQNYYDPKGFAYSYTSQENK, translated from the coding sequence ATGGAAAGAAGAAACTTTCTTAAAAGTTCAGCACTACTTTCAACTACAGTGCTAATTAACCCTAGTTTTGCATTTGCAAAAACAGAATCAAATCCTTTTGGAATTAAAGATGGATTTAGAAAATTTACAATCAAAAATGATTACAAACTTGAAGCAAGTAATGAAGTAACTCAACTTTGGGTTCCAGTTCCATTAACATCTAAATATCAAGAATTAGTTGATATAAAATTTGATGGAAATTATGAAAAAGCAGAAATTGTAAAAAATCCTTATGATACAAAAGTTCTTTATGTAAAATGGGCAAAAAGTGATAAAGAAAGAGTATTAAATGTTACTTTTGATGTTATTACAAACCAAAAAAGCCTTGATTTATCAAAAGCTGATGGTAAAGAAATATATAGTGATGAAGTAAAAGTATTCTTAGAGCCAACTAAACATATTCCTGTTACAGAAAAAATTACAGCTTTAGCAAATGATATTACTAAAAATGCTAAAACACCATTAGAAAAAGCACAAGCAATTTATGATTGGACAGTTACTACTATGTATAGAGACAATAGTGTTGTAGGTTGTGGACTTGGTGATGCAGGTAAAGCAATTGAAGAGAAAATCTATGGTGGAAAATGTACAGATATTAGTTCTGTATTTGTTGCACTTCTAAGAAATGCAAATATTCCAGCTAGAGAAGTATTTGGTATTAGAGCAGGTAAATCAAAAATTTCTAAAGTTTGTGGAAAAGCAGATGAGAATGGTTTTGCAAAAATCACTGGTGGTCAACATTGTAGAGCAGAGTTCTTTATTAGTGGTTTAGGTTGGGTTCCAGCTGATCCTGCTGATGTTACAAAAGTAAGATTAGGAGAAAAATTAACTAACGAATCTGAAAAAACTATCCAAACTAAAAACTTCATGTTTGGATCTTGGGAAATGAACTGGGTTGCATTTAACTACGCAAGAGATTTTGTATTAAATCCTAAACCAGCACAATATCCTCTAAATATGTTAGGATACCCTTATGCAGAAGTTGGAGAAGATGCACAAAACTACTATGACCCAAAAGGTTTTGCATATTCTTATACTTCTCAAGAGAATAAATGA
- a CDS encoding heavy metal-associated domain-containing protein — MKKIFLILFIAVSVYASKLSVIKVEGMHCPLCTTAVKKAVKSLDGIEKVSVKLNTKEVKVTYNDNVKLEDILTAIKTTSYEGIEISTKKLNQ, encoded by the coding sequence ATGAAAAAAATTTTTTTAATACTATTTATTGCAGTTTCAGTTTATGCTTCAAAATTATCAGTGATAAAAGTTGAAGGTATGCATTGCCCTTTATGTACTACAGCAGTAAAAAAGGCTGTTAAATCATTAGATGGTATTGAAAAAGTTTCAGTTAAACTTAATACAAAAGAAGTAAAAGTTACATATAACGATAATGTAAAATTAGAAGATATCTTAACTGCTATAAAAACAACCTCTTATGAGGGTATAGAGATTTCTACAAAAAAACTTAATCAATAA
- a CDS encoding methyl-accepting chemotaxis protein, producing the protein MYEIWRKLFGNLKVFKKMLLVSVVSLISMIVLTFILLLGQEKMMIKEKKTQLVNIIDLSYSFTQKEYNKFKSGEITEEEAKKNVLEAYKNFRYQGNNYIWINDNNIDSVKMVMHPMTPNRDGKIMDSDVYNVATAIDFGEDSKSSKKLDNTNMFKAFVEATQGSGSGFVHYSRVDEKTKKLQKKLSYVKEFAPWGWVFGSGIYIDDIEEEFMNSAQKAGLIVLIILGILSFIFRMITKEIVLKVTFINEGLENFFAYLNRETTEVEIKQITCRDEFGFMSDLINSNIEKAKKGIQEDRELINETINVLGEFEQGDLCQRLHMNVSNPAMMQLKNVLNKMAENLEHNIDNVLNVLEKYTNFNYLDKVNTTGIKEDLLKLANGVNSLGDSITTMLVENKSNGVTLHDSSTVLLDNVGKLNNSANEAASSLEETAAALEQMTGNIRNNTHNIAKMAEISNNVTKSANSGEKLANDTVASMEDIDTQVTAINEAIGVIDQIAFQTNILSLNAAVEAATAGEAGKGFSVVAQEVRNLATRSAEAAKEIKGMVENATKKADEGKEIATNMINGYKMLNQDITQTIELISDVEMSSKEQLTGIEQINDAVAQLDQQTQQNAEIASQTNDIAISTDSIAKVIVKNADEKEFKGKDSVKAKTFKHQDLEKPVKKEKVIESKSNDSDEWESF; encoded by the coding sequence ATGTATGAAATATGGCGAAAACTTTTTGGTAATCTAAAAGTTTTTAAGAAAATGTTATTAGTATCAGTTGTTTCATTAATTTCAATGATTGTATTAACTTTTATACTTTTATTGGGTCAAGAAAAAATGATGATAAAAGAGAAAAAGACTCAATTGGTTAATATAATAGATCTATCCTACAGTTTTACTCAAAAAGAATACAACAAATTCAAATCTGGTGAAATTACAGAAGAAGAAGCTAAAAAAAATGTTTTAGAAGCATATAAAAACTTTAGATATCAAGGTAATAACTATATTTGGATAAATGATAATAATATAGATTCTGTAAAAATGGTTATGCATCCAATGACACCAAATAGAGATGGTAAAATTATGGACTCAGATGTTTATAATGTAGCTACTGCAATTGATTTTGGTGAAGATTCAAAATCAAGTAAAAAATTAGATAATACAAATATGTTTAAAGCCTTTGTTGAAGCTACACAAGGAAGTGGTTCAGGATTTGTTCATTACTCAAGAGTTGATGAAAAAACTAAAAAACTACAAAAAAAGCTTTCTTATGTAAAAGAATTCGCTCCTTGGGGTTGGGTTTTTGGTTCAGGAATTTATATTGATGATATAGAAGAAGAGTTTATGAATTCTGCACAAAAAGCAGGATTAATAGTTTTAATTATTCTTGGAATTTTATCTTTTATTTTCCGTATGATTACAAAAGAGATTGTATTAAAAGTTACATTTATAAATGAAGGTTTAGAAAATTTCTTTGCATATTTAAATAGAGAAACTACTGAGGTAGAGATTAAACAAATCACTTGTAGAGATGAGTTTGGTTTTATGTCTGATTTAATCAATTCAAATATTGAAAAAGCTAAAAAAGGTATTCAAGAAGATAGAGAATTAATTAATGAAACAATCAATGTGTTAGGTGAATTTGAACAAGGCGATTTATGCCAAAGATTACATATGAATGTTTCAAATCCTGCAATGATGCAATTAAAAAATGTTTTAAATAAAATGGCTGAAAATTTAGAACATAATATTGATAATGTTTTAAATGTATTAGAAAAATATACTAACTTTAATTATCTAGATAAAGTAAATACTACAGGTATTAAAGAGGATTTATTAAAACTAGCAAATGGTGTAAATAGTTTAGGTGATTCAATTACAACAATGCTTGTAGAAAATAAATCTAATGGTGTAACTTTACATGATAGTTCAACTGTACTTTTAGATAATGTTGGAAAACTTAACAATAGTGCAAATGAAGCGGCATCATCATTAGAAGAAACAGCAGCAGCATTAGAGCAAATGACTGGAAATATTAGAAATAATACTCATAATATTGCTAAAATGGCCGAAATTTCAAATAATGTAACAAAATCAGCTAACAGTGGTGAAAAATTAGCAAATGATACAGTTGCATCAATGGAAGATATTGATACACAAGTTACAGCTATTAATGAAGCTATTGGAGTTATTGATCAAATTGCTTTTCAAACAAATATTTTATCACTTAATGCAGCAGTTGAAGCTGCAACAGCAGGGGAAGCTGGAAAAGGATTCTCTGTTGTTGCTCAAGAAGTAAGAAACCTTGCTACTAGAAGTGCAGAAGCTGCAAAAGAGATTAAAGGTATGGTTGAAAATGCAACTAAAAAAGCTGATGAAGGTAAAGAGATAGCAACTAATATGATAAATGGTTATAAGATGCTAAATCAAGATATTACACAAACTATCGAGCTTATATCAGATGTTGAAATGTCAAGTAAAGAGCAATTAACTGGAATTGAGCAAATCAATGATGCAGTTGCACAACTTGACCAACAAACACAACAAAATGCAGAAATTGCTTCTCAAACAAATGATATAGCTATATCAACTGATTCTATTGCAAAAGTAATTGTAAAAAATGCTGATGAAAAAGAGTTTAAAGGTAAAGATAGTGTAAAAGCAAAAACTTTTAAACATCAAGATTTAGAAAAACCTGTTAAAAAAGAAAAAGTAATTGAATCTAAATCAAATGATAGTGATGAGTGGGAAAGTTTTTAA
- a CDS encoding type II toxin-antitoxin system antitoxin SocA domain-containing protein — protein MKIDITKIANVILYMLENDMKHLNDKKLSILLFLIEFEHQKNFNKKIFNEQFIKQKRNPEPMILSEIFDIIANNEDVDEDDERLYLITELLDYLDIEILTKEKFIELNFIKMEEDFDKSLFSKDEMETISNITNKYQEDTARKVANACFQIEEVRQAPLDEIII, from the coding sequence TTGAAAATTGATATTACAAAAATTGCAAATGTAATACTCTATATGCTTGAAAATGATATGAAGCATCTAAATGACAAAAAACTTTCTATTTTACTATTTTTAATAGAATTTGAACATCAAAAAAATTTTAATAAAAAGATTTTTAATGAACAATTTATAAAACAAAAAAGAAACCCTGAACCTATGATATTAAGTGAAATTTTTGATATCATTGCAAATAATGAAGATGTTGATGAAGATGATGAGAGATTATATTTAATTACAGAACTACTCGATTATCTTGATATTGAAATCTTAACAAAAGAAAAATTTATTGAATTAAATTTTATAAAAATGGAAGAGGATTTTGATAAATCATTATTTTCAAAAGATGAGATGGAAACAATCTCAAATATTACTAACAAATACCAAGAAGATACAGCTAGAAAAGTTGCAAATGCTTGTTTTCAAATAGAAGAAGTAAGACAAGCACCTTTAGATGAAATAATCATCTAA
- a CDS encoding response regulator, translating into MIERNLNILNNFNILYIEDDKSLLTHTKDILDDFVGKVYAVNTSNEAMEIIEKEKVHVIISDILLENENGIDFLRYLKEEKEIDIPTILITAHTDTKYLLDAIKLKVENYIVKPINIKELLNTIHDIVFPIIQAQEIQKNSNVIKMISAVTDGKQVEVIKYIVSNLDKNSIFTASYSDIMNEISISKPTLIKLFKELSEKKILVKTAHKTYKFNEIELNKL; encoded by the coding sequence ATGATTGAAAGAAATCTGAATATATTAAACAACTTTAATATACTTTATATTGAAGATGATAAATCTTTATTAACACATACAAAAGATATATTAGATGATTTTGTAGGGAAAGTTTATGCGGTTAATACTTCAAATGAAGCTATGGAAATTATTGAAAAAGAAAAAGTACATGTTATAATTTCTGACATACTTTTGGAAAATGAAAATGGTATTGATTTTCTTAGATACTTAAAAGAGGAAAAAGAGATTGATATCCCTACTATACTCATAACGGCGCATACAGATACAAAATATCTATTAGATGCAATAAAACTAAAAGTTGAAAACTATATAGTTAAACCTATAAATATAAAAGAGTTGTTGAATACAATTCATGATATTGTTTTTCCAATTATACAAGCCCAAGAGATTCAAAAAAACTCTAATGTAATTAAGATGATTTCAGCAGTAACAGATGGAAAACAAGTAGAAGTAATAAAATATATTGTTAGTAATTTAGATAAAAATTCAATTTTTACAGCATCATATAGTGATATTATGAATGAGATATCAATATCTAAACCTACATTAATCAAACTTTTTAAAGAGTTATCAGAGAAAAAGATACTTGTAAAAACAGCACATAAAACATACAAATTTAATGAAATTGAATTAAATAAATTATAA
- a CDS encoding HAMP domain-containing sensor histidine kinase: MKKKTNFKLNIFSKLLSTFFKYFDALTFAYKTYFLSFIIAGGMIIIIILSQVSVYTLKNDFDILFTKRTKPIIQLENIKDTYKINIYDTFYDIQHKNIAINESKDIISLGQQLINKSWLNYKENSLSNLERSDISILTSKLFCIETDLNSTVLHNNIVLNINKKIEELHRTINLIVKLLENEKFIDANTEIDTIYSKINSVNIYISNLINYDLNQAIVERNRTQKIYSTLTTFLNISIIFVFVFSIALSLIVISNFRKLHFNLEVAVNEKTKELQELNESLEKRIKMEVANSRKKDLIMFQQSKLVSLGEMLGNIAHQWRQPLGSLMMIIQSFQTKMELGKLSYDFVEKKTQDAVLLAENMSNTLEDFQNFFSPNKDKILFSVKDCVKHSIELSKYMLEKENIKLNLIVDKDIQIHGFYNELSHVILNMISNSKDALKNIDTKRVIKIVVKEYKDNVRINVYDNGGGIDETILPQIFEPYYTTKYKSAGTGIGLYMSKQIIEKHMNGNIKCKNVYNKIDGNQLEYGALFIIDIPLEKKGENND, from the coding sequence ATGAAGAAAAAAACTAATTTTAAATTAAATATTTTCAGTAAATTGTTATCAACTTTTTTTAAATATTTTGATGCTTTAACCTTCGCATATAAAACTTATTTTCTTAGCTTTATTATTGCTGGAGGAATGATAATAATTATAATTCTCTCACAAGTTTCTGTATATACTTTAAAAAATGATTTTGATATTCTTTTTACTAAAAGAACAAAACCCATTATTCAACTAGAGAATATAAAAGATACTTATAAAATCAATATTTATGATACTTTTTATGATATTCAACATAAAAATATAGCAATAAATGAATCAAAAGATATTATTAGTTTAGGTCAACAACTAATAAATAAAAGTTGGTTGAACTACAAAGAAAACTCTTTAAGTAATCTTGAGAGATCAGATATTTCAATTCTTACAAGTAAGTTATTTTGTATAGAAACTGATTTAAATAGTACCGTTTTGCATAATAATATTGTTTTAAATATAAATAAAAAAATAGAAGAACTACATAGAACAATAAATCTTATTGTAAAACTTTTAGAAAATGAAAAGTTTATTGATGCAAATACAGAAATTGATACTATATATTCTAAAATAAACTCTGTAAATATTTATATTTCAAATTTAATTAATTATGATTTAAATCAAGCCATAGTTGAAAGAAATAGAACTCAAAAAATATATAGTACCCTAACAACATTTCTAAATATCTCAATAATATTTGTTTTTGTTTTTTCTATTGCTTTATCTTTAATTGTTATTAGCAATTTTAGAAAACTACATTTTAATCTTGAAGTTGCTGTAAATGAGAAAACAAAAGAATTACAAGAGTTAAATGAATCATTAGAAAAAAGAATAAAAATGGAAGTTGCTAACTCTAGAAAAAAAGATTTAATAATGTTCCAACAATCAAAACTTGTAAGTTTAGGGGAAATGCTTGGAAATATTGCACATCAATGGAGACAACCTTTAGGCTCTTTAATGATGATTATTCAATCTTTTCAAACTAAAATGGAGCTAGGAAAACTATCTTACGATTTTGTTGAAAAGAAAACGCAAGATGCTGTTTTACTTGCAGAAAATATGTCAAACACTTTAGAAGATTTTCAAAACTTTTTTAGCCCAAATAAAGATAAAATTTTATTTAGTGTAAAAGATTGTGTAAAACATTCAATTGAATTATCAAAATATATGTTAGAAAAAGAGAATATAAAACTAAATCTAATTGTTGATAAAGATATACAAATTCATGGTTTTTATAATGAACTATCTCACGTTATTTTAAATATGATTTCAAATTCAAAAGATGCCTTAAAAAATATAGATACAAAAAGAGTAATAAAAATTGTTGTAAAAGAATACAAAGATAATGTTAGAATAAATGTGTATGACAATGGTGGAGGTATAGATGAAACCATTCTTCCTCAAATATTTGAACCTTATTATACAACCAAATATAAAAGTGCAGGAACTGGTATTGGTTTATATATGTCAAAGCAAATTATTGAAAAACATATGAACGGTAATATAAAATGTAAGAATGTTTATAATAAAATAGATGGTAATCAATTAGAATATGGTGCTTTATTTATTATTGATATTCCATTAGAAAAGAAAGGTGAAAATAATGATTGA
- a CDS encoding ABC transporter substrate-binding protein: MFKYISAFILIIITIFFVSKLDIYTNNTIVLGSSLPKTGIMKEWGKSVEIGSNAYFKFVNERKLLPNGRQIKLVTLDDKYEPDLTLENTKKLLERDDLFALYGYVGTPTVKNILHIITETDIPFIAPFTGASFLRDSKYKNIVNFRSSYKEEIQKIINYLYDIKHIEKFAVFYQNDIYGEEGYISLISALKKKNLNLVGEGTYKRNTLSIKHAFKEIKNSKPEAVLMVGSYKANSLFIKRALKDKDLKNVVFCSISFSNANEMINNLNGKKVKNIIFSEVVPSSDNYEIDVINEYKYLMKRYYPKEQLGFISFESFLAAKVTVEALKKANNSLTYKNFLKQIKYNTKDAINGIPLKFNNTELLNKTYLFKYEDNKFIEIEYEEKN; the protein is encoded by the coding sequence TTGTTCAAATATATTTCAGCTTTTATATTAATAATAATTACGATTTTTTTTGTATCAAAACTAGATATATATACAAATAATACAATAGTTTTGGGTAGTTCATTACCAAAAACTGGGATAATGAAAGAATGGGGAAAAAGTGTAGAGATTGGTTCTAATGCTTACTTTAAATTTGTAAATGAAAGAAAACTTTTACCTAATGGGCGACAAATTAAACTTGTAACACTTGATGATAAATATGAACCTGATTTAACGTTAGAAAATACAAAAAAACTTTTAGAAAGAGATGATCTTTTTGCTTTATATGGATATGTAGGTACACCTACAGTAAAAAATATTTTACATATAATTACAGAAACAGATATTCCATTTATTGCTCCTTTTACAGGAGCATCATTTTTAAGAGACTCAAAATATAAAAATATTGTCAACTTTAGGTCATCATATAAAGAAGAGATTCAAAAGATAATCAATTATCTATATGATATTAAGCATATAGAAAAATTTGCTGTATTTTATCAAAATGATATTTATGGTGAAGAGGGATATATCTCTTTAATTTCAGCATTAAAAAAGAAAAATTTGAATCTTGTTGGGGAAGGTACATATAAAAGAAATACCTTATCAATAAAACATGCATTTAAAGAGATAAAAAATAGTAAACCTGAAGCTGTTTTAATGGTGGGTTCATATAAAGCTAATTCTTTGTTTATAAAAAGAGCTTTAAAAGATAAGGATTTAAAAAATGTAGTTTTTTGTAGTATCTCTTTTAGTAATGCAAATGAGATGATAAATAATTTAAATGGGAAAAAAGTTAAAAATATAATCTTTTCAGAAGTGGTTCCAAGTAGTGATAATTATGAAATTGATGTAATCAATGAATATAAATATCTGATGAAAAGATATTATCCAAAAGAGCAATTAGGATTTATATCTTTTGAATCATTTCTTGCAGCAAAGGTTACAGTAGAAGCATTAAAAAAAGCAAATAATTCTTTAACATATAAAAACTTTTTAAAACAAATAAAATATAATACAAAAGATGCAATTAATGGTATTCCTTTAAAGTTTAATAATACTGAATTATTAAATAAAACATACCTTTTTAAATATGAAGATAATAAATTTATTGAGATTGAATATGAAGAAAAAAACTAA